In one Micromonospora polyrhachis genomic region, the following are encoded:
- a CDS encoding CTP synthase translates to MAPSARTTRHIFVTGGVASSLGKGLTASSLGNLLTARGLRVVMQKLDPYLNVDPGTMNPFQHGEVFVTEDGAETDLDVGHYERFLDRALSGKANVTTGQIYSEVIAKERRGEYLGDTVQVIPHITNEIKARIRSMADPGEDGRIPDVVITEVGGTVGDIESLPFLEAIRQVRHDIGRDNCFYLHVSLVPYLAPSGELKTKPTQHSVAALRNIGIQPDAIVCRSDREIPDQLKHKLSLYCDVDREAVIAAPDAPSIYDIPKVLHREGLDAYVVRRLGLSFRDVDWTRWDDLLERVHHPIHTVQVAVVGKYVDLPDAYLSVSEAIRAAGFGHRARVQLRWVPSDDCVTASGAAAALAGVDGVLIPGGFGVRGIEGKIGAARYARENGVPILGLCLGLQCMTIEVARSLAGLDGANSLEFDDQAGHPVIATMADQEDIVAGRGDLGGTMRLGAYPARLTEGSIVAEAYGDTEVSERHRHRYEVNNAYRDALSKAGLRFSGTSPDGRLVEFIELDRELHPFFVATQAHPELKSRPTRPHPLFAAFVKAVVAYSAADKLPVELTAPAGTEQPERGPSEGEANPVGPAEASGRAARNGSSRSTKARSS, encoded by the coding sequence TTGGCCCCTTCAGCACGGACGACCAGGCATATTTTCGTCACCGGAGGCGTCGCCTCCTCGCTGGGAAAGGGCCTGACCGCCTCCAGCCTTGGAAACTTGCTTACCGCGCGCGGCCTGCGGGTCGTGATGCAGAAGCTCGACCCGTACCTCAATGTCGACCCGGGCACGATGAACCCGTTCCAGCACGGTGAGGTCTTCGTCACCGAGGACGGCGCGGAGACCGACCTGGACGTCGGCCACTACGAGCGGTTCCTCGACCGGGCACTGTCCGGTAAGGCGAACGTCACCACCGGCCAGATCTACTCGGAGGTCATCGCCAAGGAACGTCGGGGGGAGTACCTCGGCGACACCGTCCAGGTGATCCCCCACATCACCAACGAGATCAAGGCCCGGATCCGCTCGATGGCCGACCCCGGCGAGGACGGCCGCATCCCGGATGTGGTGATCACCGAGGTCGGCGGCACGGTCGGTGACATCGAGTCGCTGCCCTTCCTGGAGGCGATCCGCCAGGTCCGCCACGACATCGGCCGGGACAACTGTTTCTACCTGCACGTGTCCCTGGTGCCCTACCTGGCACCCTCGGGTGAGCTGAAGACCAAGCCGACCCAGCACTCGGTGGCCGCGCTGCGCAACATCGGTATCCAGCCCGACGCGATAGTCTGCCGGTCCGACCGGGAGATCCCGGACCAACTCAAGCACAAGCTGTCGCTCTACTGCGACGTTGACCGGGAAGCGGTCATCGCCGCCCCGGACGCGCCGAGCATCTACGACATCCCCAAGGTGCTGCACCGCGAAGGGCTGGACGCCTACGTCGTACGTCGATTGGGGTTGTCCTTCCGGGACGTCGACTGGACCCGCTGGGACGACCTGCTGGAGCGGGTGCACCACCCGATCCACACGGTTCAGGTCGCGGTCGTCGGCAAGTACGTCGACCTGCCCGACGCGTACCTGTCGGTGAGCGAGGCGATCCGGGCGGCCGGCTTCGGCCATCGGGCCCGGGTGCAGCTGCGCTGGGTGCCCAGCGACGACTGCGTCACAGCCTCCGGCGCGGCCGCCGCGCTGGCCGGCGTCGACGGGGTGCTCATCCCTGGCGGCTTCGGCGTACGGGGCATCGAGGGCAAGATCGGGGCGGCCCGGTACGCCCGAGAGAACGGCGTGCCGATTCTCGGCCTCTGCCTCGGCCTCCAGTGCATGACCATCGAGGTGGCCCGGAGCCTGGCTGGCCTGGACGGCGCCAACTCGCTGGAGTTCGACGACCAGGCTGGGCACCCGGTGATCGCCACCATGGCCGACCAGGAGGACATCGTAGCCGGACGGGGTGACCTGGGCGGGACGATGCGGCTGGGTGCCTACCCGGCGCGGCTGACCGAGGGGTCGATCGTGGCCGAGGCGTACGGGGACACCGAGGTCAGCGAACGCCACCGGCACCGGTACGAGGTGAACAACGCCTACCGGGACGCGTTGAGCAAGGCGGGGCTGCGGTTCTCCGGCACCTCCCCGGACGGCCGGTTGGTGGAGTTCATCGAGTTGGACCGGGAACTGCACCCGTTCTTCGTGGCCACCCAGGCCCACCCCGAGCTGAAGAGCCGGCCCACCCGGCCGCACCCGCTGTTCGCCGCCTTCGTCAAGGCGGTCGTCGCCTACTCGGCCGCGGACAAGCTGCCGGTCGAGCTGACCGCACCGGCCGGAACGGAGCAGCCGGAGAGGGGTCCCAGCGAGGGCGAGGCGAACCCGGTCGGGCCGGCTGAGGCGTCCGGACGGGCGGCCCGTAACGGTAGCTCCCGTTCGACCAAGGCGCGGTCGTCGTGA
- a CDS encoding glycosyltransferase family 4 protein, whose translation MSARSERSGATTGWTGTVVLLLASSTGGVGQHVTSLARGLVAGGASVTVCGPAATQEQFDFAGTGARFEAVPIPANPTPADGRAISALRRVLAEQVDVVHAHGLRAGLVAALARPTAPLVVTWHNAVLAAGLRGRVSRLAERVVARRARVALGASADLVDRAAALGATDARLGPVAAPTLPEPRRGRAAVRAEFGVTPHQKLVLSVGRLHPQKRYDLLVDAAARWRDLDPPPVVVIAGSGPSYLQLAARISTARAPVTLLGHRTDVADLLAGADLAVVTSDWEARQLFAQEALRAGVPLVATAVGGVPDLVGDAAVLVPPDDVDAVDRAVRELLADDERRTDLVRRGAAQAAAWPTEDDTVAAVAAVYAELVPSGPAANRETGPPAGRG comes from the coding sequence GTGAGCGCGAGGAGTGAGCGTTCCGGGGCGACCACAGGGTGGACCGGCACAGTGGTTCTGCTCCTGGCCTCCAGTACGGGCGGGGTCGGTCAGCATGTCACCTCGCTGGCCCGGGGGTTGGTCGCCGGTGGTGCGTCGGTGACCGTGTGCGGCCCGGCCGCGACGCAGGAGCAGTTCGACTTCGCCGGTACCGGCGCCCGGTTCGAAGCGGTGCCGATTCCGGCGAATCCGACCCCGGCCGACGGTCGGGCGATCAGCGCCCTGCGGCGGGTACTCGCCGAGCAGGTGGATGTCGTACACGCGCACGGACTGCGGGCCGGTCTGGTGGCCGCGCTGGCCCGTCCGACGGCCCCGCTCGTCGTCACCTGGCACAACGCGGTACTTGCCGCCGGTCTGCGCGGCCGGGTCTCTCGGCTGGCCGAGCGGGTGGTCGCCCGTCGGGCCAGGGTCGCCCTCGGTGCCTCCGCCGACCTGGTCGACCGAGCGGCCGCGCTCGGTGCCACCGATGCTCGGTTGGGACCGGTGGCCGCGCCGACGTTGCCGGAGCCTCGGCGCGGCCGGGCCGCGGTACGGGCGGAGTTCGGCGTCACCCCACACCAGAAGTTGGTCTTGTCAGTCGGGCGGCTGCATCCGCAGAAGCGTTACGATCTGCTGGTGGACGCCGCCGCCCGATGGCGTGACCTGGATCCACCGCCGGTCGTGGTGATCGCTGGCAGCGGTCCCAGCTATCTGCAGTTGGCCGCCCGGATCTCGACCGCCCGCGCGCCGGTCACCCTGCTTGGGCATCGGACAGACGTGGCAGATCTGCTCGCCGGTGCGGACCTGGCGGTGGTGACCAGTGACTGGGAGGCGCGGCAACTGTTCGCCCAGGAGGCGCTGCGTGCCGGCGTACCCCTGGTCGCCACCGCTGTGGGTGGCGTGCCCGACCTGGTGGGCGACGCGGCGGTGTTGGTGCCGCCGGACGACGTGGACGCGGTCGACCGGGCGGTGCGGGAGTTGTTGGCTGACGACGAGCGGCGGACGGACCTGGTGCGGCGTGGTGCGGCACAGGCCGCTGCCTGGCCGACCGAGGACGACACGGTCGCTGCGGTGGCCGCCGTCTACGCCGAGCTTGTGCCGTCCGGGCCGGCTGCCAACCGAGAGACCGGACCGCCAGCGGGGCGAGGCTGA
- the murJ gene encoding murein biosynthesis integral membrane protein MurJ → MSTPAPLAGAGRVAGAAALIAVLTVVSRLAGFGRTAVFTWTVGDRSDLGDIYLIANTVPNIVFEIVAGGALASLVVPLLAGAVVAGDRAAVAATSGALLTWTLLLLVPLAIVVAVFAGPILSVIADDPTPAQLATGSRMLRVFAPQLPLYGVGIVLTGVLQAHRRFAWPVIAPLLSSLTVIAAYLTFVVVEGRNLRLAQLSLTGELILSIGTTLGVVVLSLCLLIPVRQLGLRLRPGYTFTADVRRKIGGLALAGAATVVGQQIALLVTVKLADGGPDGSVVIYNAVQTVYLLPWAVLAVPLAAAAYPNLAAAHTTGDEDAFRRTLAPTARGVLLFSCLGAAVLIATARPVAGVFPGIQGSAAAIAGIVGFAPGLLGYGLFAVLSRALYARGETRAAAGATAAGWLVVPVMAVLLAIGLPVDDRVLALTSANSVGMLVLGALLIVVVVRRAGRPALAGLGRAGGVGLLAGTLGAVAGLVVAEWLGDAWRGTPEVAGSLLQGMLSGIAVGAVFLAVAYPLDRHDVRPMIATFGRRIRRLSGRGRPRDPDGARPDRDDGPDQGVGKETVSG, encoded by the coding sequence GTGAGCACTCCGGCACCCCTCGCCGGCGCCGGGCGCGTCGCCGGTGCCGCCGCACTCATCGCCGTACTCACCGTGGTCAGCCGCTTGGCTGGCTTCGGGCGTACGGCGGTCTTCACCTGGACGGTCGGCGACCGCAGCGACCTGGGCGACATCTACCTGATCGCCAACACGGTGCCCAACATCGTCTTCGAGATCGTGGCCGGTGGGGCGCTGGCCAGCCTGGTCGTACCGTTGCTGGCTGGTGCGGTGGTGGCGGGGGACCGGGCGGCGGTCGCGGCCACCAGCGGGGCGCTGCTCACCTGGACGCTGCTGCTGCTTGTGCCGCTCGCGATCGTGGTTGCCGTCTTCGCCGGCCCGATCCTGTCGGTCATCGCCGACGATCCGACCCCGGCGCAGCTCGCCACCGGTAGCCGGATGTTGCGGGTCTTCGCGCCACAACTTCCCCTGTACGGCGTGGGGATCGTGCTCACCGGGGTACTCCAGGCCCACCGCCGGTTCGCCTGGCCGGTCATCGCACCGCTGCTGTCCAGCCTGACGGTGATCGCCGCCTATCTGACCTTCGTCGTGGTGGAGGGCCGTAACCTGAGGCTGGCCCAGCTCAGCCTCACCGGCGAGTTGATCCTGTCGATCGGCACCACGCTCGGCGTGGTGGTGCTCTCGCTGTGCCTGCTCATCCCGGTGCGGCAGTTGGGACTACGGCTGCGCCCCGGGTATACCTTCACCGCCGACGTCCGGCGGAAGATCGGTGGACTGGCTCTCGCCGGGGCGGCCACCGTCGTGGGCCAGCAGATAGCCCTGCTGGTCACCGTGAAGCTTGCGGACGGCGGTCCGGATGGCTCGGTCGTGATCTACAACGCCGTGCAGACCGTCTACCTGTTGCCCTGGGCGGTACTGGCGGTGCCGCTGGCCGCCGCGGCGTACCCGAATCTGGCCGCAGCGCACACCACCGGCGACGAGGACGCCTTCCGCCGGACCCTGGCCCCGACCGCTCGCGGTGTGCTGCTGTTCAGTTGTCTCGGTGCGGCGGTGCTGATCGCGACCGCCCGGCCGGTGGCCGGGGTATTTCCCGGCATCCAGGGCTCGGCGGCGGCGATCGCCGGCATCGTCGGCTTCGCACCCGGCCTGCTCGGCTACGGGTTGTTCGCGGTGCTGTCCCGGGCCCTGTACGCGCGGGGGGAGACCCGGGCGGCGGCTGGCGCGACGGCGGCCGGCTGGCTGGTCGTACCGGTCATGGCGGTGCTGCTCGCCATTGGTCTCCCGGTCGACGACCGGGTGCTTGCCCTGACCTCGGCCAACTCCGTTGGCATGCTGGTGCTCGGCGCGTTGCTGATCGTCGTGGTGGTCCGTCGAGCCGGGCGGCCGGCGCTGGCCGGGCTGGGCCGGGCCGGTGGCGTCGGATTGCTCGCCGGGACCCTCGGGGCGGTCGCGGGGCTGGTGGTCGCGGAGTGGCTGGGTGATGCTTGGCGTGGCACCCCGGAGGTTGCCGGTTCGCTCCTACAGGGCATGCTGTCCGGTATTGCCGTGGGGGCGGTCTTCCTCGCGGTGGCCTATCCGCTGGACCGACACGACGTACGCCCCATGATCGCGACGTTCGGTCGGCGGATCCGCCGCCTGTCTGGCCGGGGTCGTCCGCGTGACCCGGACGGAGCCCGTCCTGATCGGGACGACGGTCCCGACCAGGGGGTCGGAAAGGAGACGGTGTCGGGGTGA
- a CDS encoding copper transporter, producing MINFRYHVVSLTAVFLALAIGLIVGTAALNGPVADSLNEQVTGLRKNNEQLRDNVSSLEKELKLEEDFAAEISHVVLPNTLTGRRILLLTLPSGREHIEGVTEMLRRTGATITGRIDILDKFFEPDNNDSLLELAESSAQPILPTSALPGNSDGVETSSALLSSALLDRTGPPVAEADRRTLLTAYGNAGYLTVADKVNGVAEAVVVISGQSHTDKNAAKKDQSVLQMVSQFDKAAAVVVAGRGAAEGNLVASVRGNPTYAQAISTVDNSNTTQGQLAVALATVEQVIGRRVGHYGLNTGAAALIPPKAPA from the coding sequence GTGATTAATTTCCGGTATCACGTGGTGTCCCTCACTGCGGTTTTCCTCGCCCTGGCCATCGGTTTGATAGTCGGGACCGCTGCCCTCAATGGCCCGGTCGCCGATTCGCTCAATGAGCAGGTCACCGGCTTGCGTAAGAACAACGAACAGTTGCGGGACAACGTCTCCAGTCTGGAGAAGGAACTCAAACTGGAGGAGGACTTCGCTGCCGAGATATCGCACGTCGTACTGCCGAACACGCTGACCGGTCGCCGGATCCTGCTGCTGACCCTGCCCAGCGGACGGGAGCACATCGAGGGCGTCACGGAGATGCTGCGGCGCACCGGGGCCACCATCACCGGCCGGATCGACATTCTGGACAAGTTCTTTGAACCAGACAACAACGACTCGCTGCTCGAGCTTGCCGAGAGTAGCGCTCAGCCGATCCTGCCCACCTCCGCGCTGCCCGGTAACAGCGACGGTGTGGAGACCTCCAGCGCCCTGCTCTCCAGCGCCCTGCTCGACCGTACTGGCCCGCCGGTCGCCGAGGCGGACCGCCGGACACTGCTCACCGCGTACGGCAACGCCGGTTACCTGACCGTCGCCGACAAGGTCAACGGGGTAGCCGAGGCGGTGGTGGTGATCAGCGGGCAGTCGCACACCGACAAGAACGCCGCGAAGAAGGACCAGTCCGTGCTGCAGATGGTTTCCCAGTTCGACAAGGCAGCCGCCGTCGTGGTGGCCGGTCGGGGTGCCGCCGAGGGCAACCTGGTCGCCTCGGTCCGTGGCAACCCCACCTATGCCCAGGCCATCTCGACCGTCGACAACTCCAACACCACCCAGGGACAGTTGGCCGTGGCGCTCGCCACCGTGGAGCAGGTCATCGGCCGCCGGGTCGGACACTACGGCCTGAATACCGGTGCCGCCGCCCTGATTCCACCCAAGGCCCCGGCGTGA
- the steA gene encoding putative cytokinetic ring protein SteA has product MVTMRLPTLRRLPALRRNRSATPGTLVGTARLDRRTKRLVGRLRPGDIAVIDHVDLDRVAADSLVAVGVAAVLNAKPSVSGRYPNLGPEVLINAGIPLLDDLGESVFQQIREGDTVRIDGNTVLVDGEPVAHGSLQDAETVAKAMVDAREGLSVQLEAFAANTMEYLKQERDLLLDGVGVPDIDTHVRGRHCLIVVRGYDYKEDLDVLRPYIREFKPVLIGVDGGADALVEAGYTPDMIIGDMDSVTDDVLRCGAEVIVHAYPDGRAPGLERVQQLGVPADTFPAAATSEDLAMLLADEKGASLIVAVGTHATLVEFLDKGRGGMASTFLTRLKVGGKLVDAKGVSRLYRQSISGSSLLLLVLSAVAAMASAVAVSTVGKAYLGVVSEWWNNLVFQLGQLF; this is encoded by the coding sequence ATGGTTACGATGCGTCTACCCACCTTGCGTCGCCTACCGGCCCTGCGTCGGAACCGCAGCGCTACGCCCGGCACTCTCGTCGGTACCGCGCGCCTCGACCGCCGTACCAAACGCCTTGTTGGTCGGCTTCGCCCGGGTGACATCGCCGTGATCGACCATGTCGATCTGGACCGGGTCGCGGCGGATTCGTTGGTCGCCGTCGGGGTGGCCGCGGTGCTGAACGCCAAGCCGTCGGTGTCGGGTCGTTACCCGAACCTCGGCCCAGAGGTGTTGATCAATGCTGGTATCCCGCTCCTGGACGACCTGGGGGAGAGTGTCTTCCAGCAGATCCGCGAGGGCGACACCGTGCGGATCGACGGGAACACGGTGCTGGTCGACGGCGAGCCGGTGGCGCACGGCAGCCTTCAGGACGCCGAGACCGTGGCGAAGGCGATGGTCGATGCCCGGGAAGGGCTGTCGGTCCAGCTGGAGGCATTTGCCGCCAACACCATGGAATACCTCAAGCAGGAACGCGATCTGCTGCTCGATGGTGTGGGCGTACCCGATATCGATACGCACGTCCGGGGCCGGCACTGCCTGATCGTGGTCCGCGGTTACGACTACAAGGAGGACCTGGACGTTCTTCGCCCATACATCCGGGAGTTCAAGCCGGTGCTGATCGGCGTCGACGGCGGTGCTGACGCGCTGGTCGAGGCGGGTTACACCCCCGACATGATCATTGGTGACATGGACTCGGTCACCGACGACGTCCTGCGGTGCGGTGCCGAGGTGATCGTGCATGCCTATCCCGACGGGCGCGCACCCGGCCTGGAGCGGGTCCAGCAGCTCGGGGTGCCGGCCGACACCTTTCCCGCCGCCGCTACCAGCGAGGATCTGGCCATGCTGCTCGCCGACGAGAAGGGAGCTTCGCTGATCGTCGCGGTGGGCACCCACGCGACGTTGGTCGAGTTCCTGGACAAGGGCCGGGGCGGAATGGCCTCGACGTTCCTCACCCGGCTCAAGGTCGGTGGCAAACTCGTCGACGCCAAGGGGGTGAGCCGGCTCTACCGGCAGAGCATCTCCGGATCGTCGCTGCTGCTGCTGGTGCTTTCGGCCGTGGCGGCGATGGCGTCCGCCGTGGCCGTGTCCACCGTCGGCAAGGCCTACCTCGGAGTGGTCTCGGAATGGTGGAACAATTTAGTCTTCCAGCTCGGCCAGCTCTTCTGA